A DNA window from Helianthus annuus cultivar XRQ/B chromosome 15, HanXRQr2.0-SUNRISE, whole genome shotgun sequence contains the following coding sequences:
- the LOC110914100 gene encoding protein FAR1-RELATED SEQUENCE 5-like translates to MRAYRCLVALKGGHHNVNGTPVDFKNFSHQLRIFIGERDTQVFLERLRERFDNLPNFYFDYTVSNGKLSSVFWADEISKLNYKAFGDVLTFDATYSTNRYKMVFVPFTGVDHHFQCVTFGAGLISTESIKSNVWLLKAFLKAHSTQPTLVLSDQDPSMLQAVPMVFTESRHRLCMWHIMKKLPSKISAELFDNTDVWACIHRLVWNVYIKPETFESCWHDLLETFGLQDHTWLNDMYNIKHLWVPAYFRELPMCCLMKTISRCESSNAAFNVNSTSANTLVQFMMCFENRVDSQRYRQRVSEYKTSSTVFKGNTDLAIEQHAFAIYTNAVFMQVQKEIIKGKFLCYITNQTESSNTTLLLDVTHLDKRNNITNVYQVTYNTVDHSASCSCKNFTRIGYLCRHVFCVYRLKNVAKIPPQYINDRWRRDALPKEVFSLSSRYGVNAHAPSVMRNEIPDLVTECVDVARTDEDSLSKLVAQLRDFKINVLSKQPLGTTQNETNECEMEEIVGQPINIPVEVANPDVVRNKGCGTHTCISGPGEKAKTKPPKRPKQLRLRKRCGLYVDDHDSRNCVKVAAMKAAKAAAEQLRQTATGASPSDSNLSFCLLVLCNGRLSSFWPSYTHVIVF, encoded by the exons ATGAGAGCTTATAGATGTCTTGTAGCTTTAAAAGGCGGGCATCACAATGTCAACGGGACTCCGGtggattttaaaaattttagccACCAGTTGCGAATTTTTATTGGTGAACGCGACACACAAGTTTTCCTTGAACGCTTGCGTGAGCGCTTTGACAACCTACCCAACTTCTATTTTGATTACACGGTTTCAAATGGAAAGTTGTCTTCTGTATTCTGGGCTGATGAGATTTCAAAGCTAAACTACAAAGCTTTTGGCGATGTCCTCACCTTCGACGCGACTTACAGCACTAACAG GTACAAGATGGTTTTTGTGCCATTCACGGGTGTGGATCATCATTTCCAATGTGTTACATTTGGTGCGGGTTTGATATCAACCGAGTCCATTAAATCTAATGTGTGGTTGCTTAAGGCTTTCTTGAAGGCACACAGTACTCAACCAACTCTCGTGTTGAGTGATCAAGACCCATCTATGCTTCAAGCTGTTCCTATGGTCTTTACCGAATCACGCCACCGGCTATGCATGTGGCATATAATGAAAAAACTACCCTCCAAG ATCTCTGCGGAACTTTTTGATAACACTGATGTTTGGGCCTGCATTCACCGGTTGGTTTGGAATGTTTATATCAAACCAGAAACGTTTGAGTCCTGCTGGCATGACCTCCTAGAAACATTTGGCCTACAAGACCACACTTGGTTGAACGACATgtacaacatcaaacatctttgGGTACCAGCCTACTTTAGGGAACTGCCAATGtgttgcttgatgaagaccatttCACGCTGCGAAAGCTCGAACGCTGCCTTCAATGTCAACTCAACAAGCGCAAACACCCTTGTACAATTTATGATGTGCTTTGAAAATAGGGTAGACAGCCAACGATATCGGCAACGCGTATCGGAGTACAAAACCTCATCCACGGTGTTCAAGGGCAATACTGATTTAGCGATAGAACAGCACGCGTTCGCCATTTACACAAACGCTGTTTTCATGCAAGTTCAAAAGGAGATAATTAAAGGGAAGTTTTTATGCTACATCACAAACCAAACCGAGTCCAGCAATACCACTCTTTTGCTAGACGTCACTCATTTGGACAAAAGGAACAACATCACAAACGTCTATCag GTTACATATAACACTGTAGACCACTCCGCCAGTTGCTCATGCAAGAATTTCACACGTATCGGATATCTGTGTCGCCATGTCTTTTGCGTATATCGATTGAAAAATGTTGCAAAGATACCACCCCAATACATAAACGATAGGTGGCGCCGAGATGCCCTCCCAAAAGAGGTTTTTTCACTTTCCAGCCGATACGGCGTCAACGCACACGCACCGTCCGTTATGCGGAATGAAATCCCCGACCTCGTTACTGAATGCGTTGATGTGGCCAGAACCGATGAGGATTCATTGTCAAAATTGGTTGCCCAACTCCGGGATTTCAAGATCAATGTGCTTTCCAAGCAACCATTGGGTACAACTCAAAATGAAACAAACGAGTGTGAAATGGAAGAAATAGTTGGGCAACCAATCAACATTCCAGTCGAAGTTGCTAATCCAGATGTTGTACGCAATAAGGGATGTGGTACACATACTTGCATTTCCGGTCCTGGTGAGAAGGCAAAGACAAAACCACCAAAACGTCCAAAGCAGCTTCGTCTACGCAAGCGTTGTGGCCTGTATGTCGACGACCATGACTCACGCAACTGCGTTAAGGTGGCCGCAATGAAAGCAGCAAAGGCTGCTGCTGAACAACTAAGGCAGACCGCCACCGGTGCCTCCCCCTCTGATTCAAATCTTTCTTTTTGTTTACTAGTACTATGTAATGGGAGACTCTCTTCATTTTGGCCTTCTTACACACATGTAATAGTCTTTTAA